From the genome of Candidatus Binatus sp.:
GGCGGCGTGGACAACAAGATCAAGCTGCTGCGCGCGGAGGGATTCGATGTCGGGCGCGATCTGCGATTGCCGGCGCTCGCCGTGATGGGCCATCGACGCACCGGAATCTTCTGCCGACCCGACTGCTCGGCGGCGCGGCGCGCGGATCCAGCAAAGCTGCTGATCTTCGCGGACGCCAGGTGCGCGGGACACGCCGGGCTGAGAGCATGCAAGCTGTGCAAGCCTGCGTGAATCAGGCCGGATGAGAAAGAAAAAGAGCGGCACCGAATGCGGCGCCGCCCTTTTCGGCCGATCTCGCTGTCCGATTACTCGGTTTCCGATTGCGATTTGAGCTGTTGAATCTGCTGACGCTGGTTCTCGATCTCTTGCTGTTGCTGCTGCACCTGCTGCTGGGTCTGTGCGTTGGCGTTTTCCTGATTCTGCATCTGGTTGCCGACTACGTAGCCGGTCCCGCCACCCAGAACACCGCCGATCGCGGCACCCGCCAGAGGATGGCCGACGGCCATCCCGACCAGCGCACCTCCGCCCGCACCCAGCGCCGCGCCCCCGAGGGTGCCTTCTTCACGAGTCGAGAGCGGCTGCCCCGTGCATCCTGCAAGAACGAGCGTTCCCGCCAGCGCCAGACTCATGATTACTCCAATACTTTTGC
Proteins encoded in this window:
- a CDS encoding glycine zipper domain-containing protein gives rise to the protein MRKSIGVIMSLALAGTLVLAGCTGQPLSTREEGTLGGAALGAGGGALVGMAVGHPLAGAAIGGVLGGGTGYVVGNQMQNQENANAQTQQQVQQQQQEIENQRQQIQQLKSQSETE